The following are encoded together in the Parabacteroides chongii genome:
- the polA gene encoding DNA polymerase I: MKLFLIDAYALIYRSYYAFLKNPRINSKGMNTSAIFGFINSLEDVLKRENPTHIAVAFDPKGPTFRHEAYELYKAQREETPEVIRQSVPIIKNIIEAYNIPILEVPRFEADDVIGTVSKQAEKEGFEVYMMTPDKDYGQLVSEHIFMYRPKFGGDYEVMGVQEVLNKYSLTSVDQVIDLLGLMGDSSDNIPGCPGVGEKTAQKLLDEFGSIENLLENTDKLKGSLQKKVTENAEQIRFSKFLATIKTDVPIQFDAAQCIREKPNEVRLTEIYTELEFRTFINKMSGEEKKPAPAPAPKAAKGPVQGNLFDLFATEEPSVPKYSTLASLKTIPHNYNIVDSEEDRAKLGHFLLDQDFFAFDTETDGIDPLTAGLVGMSFAVKENEAWYVPVPADKEEAAKIVAHFSPALQNPKSQKIGQNIKFDIMVLRKYDVRVAGPLFDTMIAHYLLNPELRHGMDYLAETYLKYKPVPITELIGPKGKNQLCMRDVPLDQIAEYAAEDADVTLKLKNFFAPELKKAGIESLFFDIEMPLIYVLAEMEQTGVKLDTVALKQSSEELTEALLKLEKEIHELAGVKFNINSSKQVGEILFERLKIEEKAKKTKTGSYSTSEDILEKLRSKHPVVDKLLEYRGLKKLLSTYIDALPELISPVTGKVHTSYNQTVTATGRLSSTNPNLQNIPIRDALGREIRKAFIPDNADCTFFSADYSQIELRIMAHLSNDEHMIEAFRSGADIHAATAAKIYGIPVEEVSSDMRRKAKTANFGIIYGISVFGLAERLNIPRAESKELIEGYFKSYPGIRDYMDESIRIAKEKGHVETIFKRKRYLPDINSHNAIVRGYAERNAINAPIQGSAADIIKVAMVRIFNRFESEGLKSKMILQVHDELNFNVCNDELEKVKQIVLEEMEGAIKLQVPLIADCGEGVNWLEAH; the protein is encoded by the coding sequence AAGGCACAGCGGGAAGAAACGCCGGAAGTGATCCGGCAGTCCGTACCTATTATCAAAAATATTATCGAAGCCTACAATATCCCAATCCTGGAAGTTCCCCGTTTCGAAGCCGACGACGTGATAGGCACCGTCTCCAAGCAAGCGGAGAAAGAAGGATTCGAAGTCTATATGATGACACCGGACAAAGACTATGGCCAGCTGGTGTCCGAACATATATTTATGTACCGCCCTAAATTCGGAGGCGACTACGAAGTGATGGGTGTACAGGAAGTATTGAATAAATACTCGCTGACTTCGGTCGACCAGGTGATCGATCTACTGGGACTGATGGGCGACAGCTCCGATAACATTCCGGGATGTCCGGGTGTCGGAGAAAAGACAGCACAGAAATTACTCGACGAGTTCGGTTCCATCGAAAACCTGCTGGAGAATACCGACAAGCTGAAAGGCTCCCTTCAGAAGAAAGTAACGGAGAATGCCGAACAGATCCGTTTCTCCAAATTCCTGGCAACGATCAAGACGGATGTCCCCATTCAGTTCGATGCCGCGCAATGTATCCGGGAAAAACCGAACGAAGTGCGTCTGACCGAGATTTACACTGAATTAGAGTTTAGAACATTTATTAACAAAATGTCCGGAGAGGAGAAAAAGCCTGCCCCTGCTCCTGCCCCTAAAGCAGCCAAAGGCCCTGTTCAAGGCAATCTCTTTGACTTATTTGCGACCGAAGAGCCGAGTGTTCCCAAATATTCGACTCTCGCGAGCTTAAAAACCATCCCTCATAATTACAATATCGTTGATTCTGAAGAGGATAGAGCTAAATTAGGGCATTTTTTACTGGATCAGGATTTTTTCGCTTTTGACACGGAAACCGACGGCATCGATCCGCTGACAGCCGGATTGGTCGGAATGTCGTTCGCAGTCAAGGAAAATGAGGCATGGTACGTCCCGGTTCCTGCCGACAAGGAAGAGGCAGCAAAAATTGTCGCCCACTTCTCCCCTGCCCTGCAAAACCCGAAATCACAAAAAATAGGACAGAACATCAAATTCGATATCATGGTCCTCCGCAAGTACGATGTCCGGGTAGCGGGCCCGTTGTTCGACACCATGATCGCCCATTACCTGCTCAACCCGGAGCTGCGTCATGGGATGGACTACCTCGCGGAGACTTATCTCAAATATAAACCGGTTCCCATTACGGAACTGATCGGCCCGAAAGGAAAGAACCAGTTATGCATGCGCGACGTGCCGCTCGACCAGATTGCGGAGTATGCCGCCGAAGATGCCGATGTCACATTAAAGTTGAAAAACTTCTTTGCCCCCGAACTGAAGAAGGCAGGGATCGAATCTCTTTTCTTCGACATCGAAATGCCATTAATATATGTACTGGCAGAAATGGAGCAGACAGGAGTCAAACTCGACACGGTCGCTTTGAAACAGTCATCGGAAGAACTGACCGAAGCTTTGCTCAAACTGGAAAAAGAAATCCATGAACTGGCAGGAGTAAAATTCAACATCAATTCCAGCAAGCAGGTCGGCGAGATCCTTTTCGAACGGCTGAAGATAGAGGAAAAAGCAAAGAAGACAAAAACCGGCAGCTACAGTACCAGCGAGGATATCCTGGAAAAACTCCGGTCGAAACATCCGGTCGTAGACAAGCTGCTCGAATACCGGGGACTGAAAAAGTTACTGAGCACCTATATCGATGCGCTGCCCGAACTGATCAGCCCGGTAACAGGTAAGGTCCACACATCGTACAACCAGACAGTCACCGCCACCGGCCGTCTGAGTTCGACCAACCCGAACCTGCAGAATATCCCTATCCGGGATGCACTGGGACGTGAAATCCGTAAAGCCTTCATTCCCGACAATGCGGACTGTACTTTCTTCTCTGCCGACTATTCGCAGATCGAACTGCGCATCATGGCGCATCTCAGCAACGACGAACATATGATCGAAGCCTTCCGCAGCGGAGCAGATATCCATGCCGCCACGGCTGCCAAAATATACGGTATTCCGGTAGAAGAAGTCAGCAGCGATATGCGCCGTAAAGCGAAGACAGCCAATTTCGGAATCATCTACGGTATTTCGGTATTCGGCCTTGCCGAAAGGCTGAACATTCCCCGGGCGGAATCGAAAGAGCTTATAGAAGGATATTTCAAAAGCTATCCGGGCATCCGCGATTACATGGACGAAAGTATCCGCATCGCCAAAGAAAAAGGGCATGTGGAAACGATCTTCAAACGCAAGCGGTATCTGCCGGATATCAATTCACATAACGCTATCGTCCGCGGTTATGCCGAGCGAAATGCGATCAACGCCCCCATCCAGGGCAGTGCTGCCGACATCATCAAAGTAGCCATGGTACGTATCTTCAATCGTTTCGAATCCGAAGGCTTGAAGAGCAAAATGATCCTCCAGGTACACGATGAATTGAACTTCAATGTCTGCAACGACGAATTGGAGAAAGTAAAACAGATCGTCCTGGAAGAGATGGAAGGTGCCATCAAGCTACAGGTCCCACTGATTGCCGATTGCGGCGAAGGGGTAAACTGGCTGGAAGCACATTAA